The following DNA comes from Mucilaginibacter jinjuensis.
GGCGGCCACATGATTGAAGATAAATTGGATTATATCGATAGCCTCGCCAAGCGTGGTATGCGTTATCTTACACTTACATGGAATAACAGCACCCCCTGGGCTACATCGGCCAAAGAAGAACGCTATAAAGCTGACTCATTACCACATTTAGGGCTCACAGATTTTGGTAAACAAGTAATATACCGCCTCAATAATTTAGGTGTAATGGTTGATGTATCGCACGTGGGAGAGCATACTTTTTACGACGTGCTGGCCGCAACCACCAAGCCGGTTATTGCATCGCACAGCTGTGTGTATGCACTTTGCCCGCATCAACGTAATTTAAAAGACGACCAGCTGAAAGCTCTCGCCAAAAACGGCGGCGTAGTGTTTGTGAATTTTTACAGCGGCTTTTTAGATAGTACCTATAACGATAAACAAACGGCTTTTTTGCACGCACATAAAGCGGAGCTCGATTCACTCGTTAAGGTTTACAAGGATGAAGATCTGGCTACAATACACCTTAATACTATTTACAAAGCTCAATCTGATGCAATCCGGCCTCCTTTGAGCCTGCTCATCAAACATATCGACTATATGGTTAAACTCATTGGCGCCGATCACGTAGGCATCGGTTCTGATTTCGATGGTGCCGAATCTTATCCATTAGGCTTAGACAGCGTAGCTGATTACCCCAAAATCACTGCCGAACTAATGAAGCTGCACTATAGCAATAAAGACATCCAGAATATAATGGGAGGCAACTTCATAAGGGTGTTGAGGGCGAATGTAGGCCGATGAATTTAGTTTTGAGTTAGTGAATGAATGAGTTAGCGAATCAGTTTTGAATGAGTGAGTTTTGAGTTAGTGAATAAAACTTCCATCAACTCAAAACTCACTCATTCGCTAATTCACAACTATTATAACTCACTCATTCAAAACTGGCTTTAATTACTACAATATACTGACCGGTTTATTTTGGGGGCTTGGCCAATAAATCGTAAATTTGTTTCCTATTTCAAGAATACCATGTCTCAAGATACTGAACACGTAAAATGCCTGATCATTGGATCAGGTCCTGCTGGATATACTGCTGCTATTTATGCTGCCCGTGCCGATTTAAAACCTGTTTTATATACCGGGATGATTGCCGGCGGCCAGCTTACACAAACCACTGATGTTGAGAACTTTCCGGGTTACCCGCAAGGCATTATGGGCCCTGAGATGATGGAAGACTTCCGTAAGCAAGCAGAACGTTTTGGCACCGAGATCCGTTTCGGTTATGTAAGTTCTGTTGATTTTTCAAGTTTCCCACGCAAAGTGGTGGTTGACGAAACCGTTACCATCCTTGCTGATACTGTAATTATTTCCACCGGAGCTTCGGCCAAATGGTTAGGCCTCGAGTCAGAACAAAAATATAATGGCTTTGGTGTTTCTGCCTGTGCCGTGTGCGATGGCTTCTTCTTTAAAGGCCAGGATGTTGCCCTGGTAGGTGCCGGTGATACCGCTGCCGAAGAAGCTACTTACCTGGCTAAACTTTGCCGTAAAGTATACATGCTGGTTCGCCGTGATGAGTTCCGTGCTTCAAAAGCAATGGTTAACCGTGTGTTGGCTACCCCTAACATCGAAGTAATTTACAATACCGAAACCAAAGAGATTGTAGGCGACGGTCAGTCTGTAACAGGTGTACGCGTTTTAAATAACCAAACTAACGAAGAAAAGATAATTGATGTAACCGGCTTCTTCGTTGCCATTGGTCATCATCCTAATACCGATATTTTTAAAGGTATTATTGATATGGACGAAACCGGCTATATCCAAACCAAACCAGGCACCACCCAAACCAACGTCGAAGGTGTTTTCTGCTGCGGCGATGCACAAGACAGCGTTTTCCGCCAGGCTGTAACAGCCGCAGGTACAGGTTGTATGGCAGCTCTGGAAGCCGAAAGATATTTAGCTGATAAAGAATATGCTGTAGAAGCTGAGGCGCATGCTAAGGTTTAAGTAGATATTCTAATGATATATGAAAGCCATTTGCCGAAAGGTGAATGGCTTTTTTGTTTTCTTATACCTACGCGTTGGTTGTCATACAGAGCATCGTCGAAGTATGGTGCAGAGGGCCTTTCCCCACCATGTTTCGTCCCAACTATAGTCGGGACAACATGACAGCCGACGCTCTAAATAACAACAGGAAAAACTGCTCCCACAAACCCCCAATAACCGTCCTAAATGTGGCCTCTCGATTTTCGGGTAGCAATGTCCCTGCCACAGCACTCTCTTCAAAAGAAAATAGAGCAGCCACGAGCTTTCTTTTGGTTCATTTTCTTTGGCGGCCAAAGAAAAGAACATCCACTGACGATGAATAAATCACACTACCATTCCTAATGGAAAACGGATTGTGCGATGGAAGTTCTGCGTTAACAAAGTCACTGCTAATAGGTCTGAGATTGCTTCGTACCTCGC
Coding sequences within:
- the trxB gene encoding thioredoxin-disulfide reductase gives rise to the protein MSQDTEHVKCLIIGSGPAGYTAAIYAARADLKPVLYTGMIAGGQLTQTTDVENFPGYPQGIMGPEMMEDFRKQAERFGTEIRFGYVSSVDFSSFPRKVVVDETVTILADTVIISTGASAKWLGLESEQKYNGFGVSACAVCDGFFFKGQDVALVGAGDTAAEEATYLAKLCRKVYMLVRRDEFRASKAMVNRVLATPNIEVIYNTETKEIVGDGQSVTGVRVLNNQTNEEKIIDVTGFFVAIGHHPNTDIFKGIIDMDETGYIQTKPGTTQTNVEGVFCCGDAQDSVFRQAVTAAGTGCMAALEAERYLADKEYAVEAEAHAKV
- a CDS encoding dipeptidase; this translates as MKNLLYLLFLITITTVSAQDTAAIHRHFVLADTHNDALSNQIITRADLAKKQTDGNFDLVRAKEGGLDVQVFSVWCGPQYGHGSAYAFANREIDSLYALIRRNPDKIQLVYNAHDLAAAVMHKKMAALIGVEGGHMIEDKLDYIDSLAKRGMRYLTLTWNNSTPWATSAKEERYKADSLPHLGLTDFGKQVIYRLNNLGVMVDVSHVGEHTFYDVLAATTKPVIASHSCVYALCPHQRNLKDDQLKALAKNGGVVFVNFYSGFLDSTYNDKQTAFLHAHKAELDSLVKVYKDEDLATIHLNTIYKAQSDAIRPPLSLLIKHIDYMVKLIGADHVGIGSDFDGAESYPLGLDSVADYPKITAELMKLHYSNKDIQNIMGGNFIRVLRANVGR